One Loxodonta africana isolate mLoxAfr1 chromosome 8, mLoxAfr1.hap2, whole genome shotgun sequence DNA window includes the following coding sequences:
- the LOC100668052 gene encoding protein BUD31 homolog, with protein sequence MPKVKRSRKAPPDGWELIEPTLDELDQKMREAETEPHEGKRKVESLWPIFRIHHQKTRYIFDLFYKQKAISRELYEYCIKEGYADKNLIAKWKKQGYENLCCLRCIQTRDTNFGTNCICRVPKSKLEVGRIIECMH encoded by the coding sequence ATGCCTAAAGTCAAAAGAAGCCGGAAAGCTCCCCCAGATGGCTGGGAGTTGATTGAACCAACACTGGATGAATTAGATCAAAAGATGAGAGAAGCGGAGACAGAGCCTCATGAGGGGAAAAGGAAAGTGGAGTCTCTGTGGCCCATCTTCAGGATCCACCACCAGAAAACCCGATACATCTTTGATCTCTTTTATAAGCAGAAGGCCATAAGCAGAGAGCTGTACGAATACTGCATTAAGGAAGGCTACGCCGATAAAAACCTGATCGCCAAGTGGAAGAAGCAAGGCTACGAGAACCTGTGCTGCCTGCGCTGCATTCAGACTCGGGACACCAACTTCGGGACCAACTGCATCTGCCGGGTCCCCAAAAGCAAGCTGGAAGTGGGCCGGATCATCGAGTGCATGCACTGA